A genomic stretch from Desulfovibrio sp. Huiquan2017 includes:
- a CDS encoding ABC transporter ATP-binding protein: protein MEIHIENLCKRYTSGNKTINALDNVDLTIPANRIFTLLGPSGCGKTTLLRCIVGLESPDSGIIRIGGETVWSAKDNIYVPPEKRGLGMVFQSYAIWPHMTVFDNVAYPLQTRKTERSEIRRKVAKTLAFVQLDGFEDRPATKLSGGQQQRVALARALVAEPKVILFDEPLSNLDAKLREETRKDLRVFLSELGITAVYVTHDRIEALALSDLIAIMDKGRIIEMGTPRDIYFHSEHNFVADFIGRTNRIDGTVKAQEADATIVDCALGTLQCAPFAGLNPGDKVVLSLRPEFLHFMNDGKTPEDGPVNGFTGQIDSLVFVGEALEGEVLAGDTRLFVKVPPDSDFKVGDSITMTVSPAHCQVLTK, encoded by the coding sequence ATGGAAATTCACATTGAGAACCTCTGCAAGCGTTACACGTCCGGCAACAAGACCATCAACGCCCTTGACAACGTGGACCTGACCATTCCGGCCAACCGGATATTCACCCTGCTCGGTCCGAGCGGTTGCGGCAAAACCACGCTTCTGCGCTGTATCGTGGGCCTCGAATCCCCGGATTCAGGCATAATCCGCATCGGTGGGGAAACGGTCTGGTCGGCCAAGGACAACATCTACGTCCCCCCCGAAAAACGCGGCCTGGGCATGGTCTTCCAAAGTTACGCCATCTGGCCCCACATGACTGTGTTCGACAACGTGGCCTACCCGCTCCAGACCCGGAAGACCGAACGCAGCGAAATCCGGCGCAAGGTCGCCAAGACCCTGGCCTTTGTCCAGCTCGACGGATTCGAGGATCGTCCGGCCACCAAGCTCTCCGGCGGCCAGCAACAGCGCGTGGCCCTGGCCCGGGCCCTGGTCGCCGAACCCAAGGTCATCCTGTTCGACGAACCCCTCAGCAACCTGGACGCCAAGCTGCGTGAAGAGACGCGCAAGGACTTGCGGGTTTTCCTCAGCGAACTCGGGATCACCGCCGTCTACGTCACCCACGACCGCATCGAGGCCCTGGCCCTGTCCGATCTCATCGCGATCATGGACAAGGGACGCATCATCGAAATGGGCACGCCCCGGGACATCTACTTCCATTCGGAGCACAACTTCGTAGCCGATTTCATTGGCCGCACCAACCGGATCGACGGCACGGTCAAAGCCCAGGAGGCCGACGCGACCATTGTGGACTGCGCCCTCGGCACGTTGCAGTGCGCGCCCTTTGCCGGGCTTAATCCCGGGGACAAGGTCGTGCTCTCCCTGCGCCCCGAATTCCTGCATTTCATGAATGACGGCAAAACGCCGGAAGACGGCCCGGTCAACGGCTTCACAGGACAGATCGATTCCCTGGTGTTCGTGGGCGAGGCCCTTGAAGGCGAAGTCCTGGCGGGAGATACCCGTCTATTCGTCAAGGTTCCGCCGGATTCGGACTTCAAGGTGGGGGACTCCATCACCATGACAGTGTCCCCGGCCCATTGCCAGGTACTCACCAAATAG
- a CDS encoding PocR ligand-binding domain-containing protein: MRSKLEIHTFDEPRAGRTPKEDGLHPHSGFDTPHDTDEWLDNLELPDVIDLDALQLLMKSFQKLTGMVFAILDLKGTVLISAGWQDICTRFHRVHPETRMRCRESDTELTKGVEPGQFKLYRCKNGMWDVSTPLFIGGKHMGNLFMGQFLFIEEEPDRAFFREQAKCYDFDEEEYLAALDRVPRWSHDTLGTVMHFYSQLADMIAKLSYGNINLARAMAEKNELVKQLEESKKKAEMANAVKSQFLANMSHEIRTPLNGVLGMLQLIKEDVSGELEMYADMAIRSGGRLTNLLGDILDLSRIEAGRMPIVRKPFALADIITPIAETFCPLHYSDRLSFDIEVFPGVPTLFLGDEIRLRQILFNLIGNSMKFTEQGEVRLEISPLPPDRRGMARLLFIISDTGKGIPEDKVDQICHPFTQVEEDFTRSHQGAGLGLSITHELTRAMGGTLTFDTTEDQGTRVYLMLPFSLAPGFEEQQESRIGRDAAPSTSKRLLVVEDDEINRLSARLNLEKMGYQVATANHGGEALEALRSDTYDCVLMDIQMDVMDGVEATQRIRSGNHGVLDTDIPIVAMTSYALTEDRKRILAAGVDDYVSKPINMDDLKAVLENVMKQARKERGEVETR; this comes from the coding sequence ATGAGATCGAAACTGGAAATACATACGTTTGATGAACCGAGAGCAGGACGAACTCCGAAAGAGGACGGATTGCACCCTCATTCGGGCTTCGATACCCCGCACGACACCGACGAATGGCTAGACAACCTCGAACTGCCGGACGTCATCGATCTCGATGCCCTTCAGTTGCTGATGAAGAGTTTCCAAAAGCTGACAGGTATGGTCTTCGCGATCCTGGACCTCAAAGGAACGGTACTCATCAGCGCGGGATGGCAAGATATCTGCACCAGATTTCACCGGGTGCATCCCGAAACCCGGATGCGGTGTCGTGAGAGCGATACCGAACTCACCAAAGGCGTGGAACCGGGCCAGTTCAAGCTGTATCGCTGCAAGAACGGGATGTGGGATGTGTCGACCCCTCTCTTTATCGGCGGGAAGCACATGGGAAACCTGTTCATGGGGCAGTTCCTGTTCATCGAGGAGGAACCCGACAGAGCATTCTTTAGGGAGCAGGCCAAGTGCTACGATTTTGACGAGGAGGAATACCTCGCCGCCTTGGACCGTGTGCCGCGCTGGAGTCACGACACCCTTGGGACGGTCATGCATTTCTATTCGCAACTGGCGGACATGATCGCCAAGCTCAGTTACGGGAATATAAATCTCGCGCGGGCGATGGCCGAAAAAAACGAGTTGGTTAAACAGCTTGAAGAGAGCAAGAAAAAAGCTGAAATGGCCAACGCCGTCAAATCCCAATTTCTGGCCAACATGAGCCACGAAATCCGCACGCCGCTCAACGGAGTGCTCGGCATGCTGCAACTCATCAAGGAGGACGTTTCCGGCGAGTTGGAAATGTACGCCGACATGGCGATCCGATCCGGGGGCAGGCTGACCAACCTGCTCGGCGACATTCTCGACCTGTCGCGCATTGAGGCGGGGCGCATGCCCATTGTCAGGAAGCCCTTTGCCTTGGCGGATATCATCACCCCCATTGCCGAAACGTTTTGCCCCCTCCATTACAGCGACCGGCTGTCTTTCGACATCGAGGTCTTCCCGGGCGTCCCCACCCTTTTCCTTGGGGATGAAATCCGCCTCAGGCAGATTCTTTTCAATCTGATCGGCAATAGCATGAAGTTTACCGAGCAAGGGGAGGTGCGCCTGGAGATATCCCCGCTGCCGCCTGATCGGAGGGGCATGGCGCGGCTGCTGTTCATTATCAGCGATACAGGCAAAGGCATCCCGGAAGACAAGGTCGATCAAATATGCCACCCCTTCACACAGGTCGAGGAGGATTTCACCCGATCGCACCAGGGCGCTGGCCTGGGCCTGTCCATCACCCACGAACTCACCCGCGCCATGGGCGGGACATTGACCTTCGACACCACTGAGGACCAAGGCACCCGGGTGTATCTGATGCTCCCGTTCAGCCTTGCCCCGGGATTCGAGGAGCAGCAGGAATCCCGGATCGGCCGGGATGCCGCGCCCTCAACCTCGAAGCGTCTTTTGGTGGTCGAGGACGACGAGATCAACCGATTGAGCGCGCGCCTCAACCTGGAGAAAATGGGCTATCAGGTCGCCACCGCCAACCATGGCGGCGAGGCTCTGGAAGCGTTGCGCAGCGATACCTACGACTGCGTCCTGATGGATATCCAGATGGATGTAATGGACGGAGTGGAGGCCACCCAAAGAATACGGAGCGGCAACCATGGCGTGCTTGATACGGACATCCCCATAGTCGCCATGACTTCCTACGCCTTGACCGAAGACCGAAAAAGAATCCTTGCAGCCGGCGTTGACGACTATGTCTCCAAGCCGATCAACATGGATGATTTGAAAGCCGTGCTGGAGAACGTAATGAAACAAGCGCGGAAAGAAAGGGGCGAGGTCGAGACTCGGTAG
- a CDS encoding iron ABC transporter permease — protein sequence MYAKRSVLTPTLIVIVGFLTVCPVAMLVIGSFSTDLGTMGGFTLDKYIEAYTDPELLGIIVNTLIFVIGSSFLATVLALFLSYLNNRTDIPCKFIFRVISIIPMMIPHILFSVSWVLLLNPSNGIINLFLRQVLGMEGDLNIYSLHGMILVEGLLDLPIAYLIIAPAMASFDVALEESSRVCGGSTLRTLFRITLPVLRPAIMAAFILSLVRSLASFAVPSVIGMPGRIYVLSTHIYRAVSTGFSADYGKAAALGMVVLASSITLIYLYRFMTSESEKYVTISSRGYRPTVIRLKRARYPLFAVVGALSFVLIVLPVLVLFYTSMVPYSMVPSAKAFSMMSWRHWIAVINDPISLLSLKNSVILGVGGASLGIFLSIFVAYVIVKVRTHASGLLESLSFLSFSFPGIVIGVGFMWFFVQTPLYATIWALLIGYIATYLPYGVRPLASAFVQVHSHLEESSLVCGASRAQTMRRIVIPLLVPGIVSGWILMATMFVRELTLSVVLSRPGTEVLAVQILRFSEDGLWGRLSALGIIMIFISTGLVVLASWVGAIFKPVQEE from the coding sequence ATGTACGCAAAACGCTCGGTACTCACCCCGACCCTCATCGTCATCGTCGGCTTTCTGACCGTCTGCCCCGTGGCCATGCTCGTGATCGGCAGCTTCAGCACCGACCTGGGCACCATGGGCGGCTTCACCCTGGACAAGTACATCGAGGCCTACACCGATCCCGAACTGCTCGGCATCATCGTCAACACGCTGATCTTCGTGATCGGCTCATCCTTTCTGGCCACCGTGCTGGCCCTGTTCCTATCCTACCTGAACAACCGCACGGACATCCCCTGCAAATTCATCTTCCGGGTCATTTCCATCATCCCGATGATGATCCCGCACATTCTCTTTTCCGTGAGCTGGGTCCTGTTGCTCAACCCCTCCAACGGCATCATCAACCTGTTCCTGCGGCAAGTCCTGGGCATGGAGGGAGATCTCAACATCTACAGCCTGCACGGCATGATCCTGGTGGAAGGGTTGCTCGACCTGCCCATAGCCTACCTGATCATCGCCCCGGCCATGGCCTCGTTCGACGTGGCCCTGGAGGAATCTTCGCGGGTCTGCGGCGGCTCCACCCTGCGCACCCTGTTCCGGATCACCCTGCCGGTTCTCCGTCCCGCGATCATGGCCGCCTTCATCCTGTCCCTGGTGCGCAGCCTGGCCTCCTTCGCCGTGCCCTCGGTCATCGGCATGCCGGGCAGAATCTACGTGCTGTCCACGCACATCTACCGGGCCGTGTCCACGGGCTTTTCCGCCGACTACGGCAAGGCCGCCGCCCTGGGCATGGTCGTGCTGGCCTCTTCCATCACCCTGATCTATCTCTACCGCTTCATGACCAGCGAGAGCGAGAAGTACGTGACCATCTCCAGCCGGGGCTACCGGCCCACGGTGATTCGGCTCAAGCGCGCACGCTACCCGCTGTTCGCCGTGGTGGGCGCGCTCTCCTTCGTGCTCATCGTGCTGCCCGTGCTGGTCTTGTTCTACACGTCCATGGTGCCGTACTCCATGGTCCCCAGCGCCAAGGCCTTTTCGATGATGAGCTGGCGGCACTGGATCGCCGTGATCAACGATCCCATCTCCCTGCTCTCGCTCAAGAACAGCGTGATCCTGGGCGTGGGCGGCGCCTCCCTGGGCATCTTCCTGTCGATCTTCGTGGCTTACGTCATCGTCAAGGTGCGCACGCATGCCTCGGGCCTGCTGGAAAGCCTGTCGTTCCTGTCCTTCTCCTTCCCCGGCATCGTCATCGGTGTGGGCTTCATGTGGTTCTTTGTGCAAACCCCGCTTTACGCCACCATCTGGGCCCTGCTCATCGGCTACATCGCCACATACCTACCCTACGGGGTGCGTCCCCTGGCCAGCGCCTTTGTGCAGGTTCACAGCCATCTGGAGGAGTCGTCGCTGGTCTGCGGGGCGAGCCGCGCCCAGACCATGCGGCGCATCGTCATCCCGCTCCTCGTTCCGGGCATCGTGTCCGGATGGATACTCATGGCTACCATGTTCGTGCGCGAACTGACCCTGTCGGTCGTACTCTCGCGGCCGGGAACGGAAGTCTTGGCCGTCCAGATCCTGCGCTTCTCGGAAGACGGACTTTGGGGACGGCTGTCGGCCCTGGGTATCATCATGATCTTCATCTCCACGGGCCTGGTAGTCCTGGCCTCGTGGGTGGGAGCCATCTTCAAACCCGTTCAGGAGGAGTAG
- a CDS encoding transporter substrate-binding domain-containing protein, producing the protein MSIKCLTMVILMLLPLNFVHYVSDVCAQDNPIVIAGDMEKEGGYLAEITDAAFRRVGYDPKFIFVPWARALSGTIATEYDVLLAAYQTEERGKVLLYSNPIGTTDVILLKLKTRDIHFSRIEDLRPYRIGHIKGSKVNKEFDEAEKKYLKIDYVKDAQYNIKKLLAGRIDLAVEKKERIEQLLKTAFRDYADRFEFITPPLQKNFFCNCISKKHESSYQIIYDFNRGLRMIQEDGTLDAILERHGAPSE; encoded by the coding sequence ATGAGTATTAAGTGCTTGACTATGGTCATTCTGATGCTCCTCCCTCTTAATTTCGTTCATTATGTTTCGGATGTATGCGCTCAGGACAATCCGATCGTCATTGCAGGGGACATGGAAAAGGAAGGCGGGTATCTTGCCGAAATAACAGATGCGGCTTTCAGGAGGGTCGGTTACGATCCTAAATTCATCTTCGTGCCTTGGGCCAGGGCTCTTTCTGGAACAATTGCAACTGAATACGACGTTCTGCTTGCGGCATATCAGACAGAGGAACGAGGAAAAGTATTATTATACTCTAATCCGATTGGGACAACCGACGTCATTTTACTGAAACTCAAAACAAGAGATATACATTTCAGTAGAATAGAAGACTTGAGACCATATCGAATAGGACACATAAAAGGATCAAAGGTCAACAAGGAATTCGATGAGGCTGAAAAAAAGTATCTTAAGATAGATTATGTAAAAGACGCACAATATAATATAAAAAAACTTCTCGCAGGTAGAATAGATCTCGCTGTCGAGAAAAAAGAACGCATAGAACAGCTATTGAAAACCGCTTTCCGCGATTATGCCGACCGCTTTGAATTCATCACCCCTCCTCTCCAGAAGAATTTTTTTTGCAACTGCATCTCCAAAAAGCATGAGAGCAGCTATCAGATCATATACGATTTCAACAGAGGATTGCGCATGATCCAGGAAGACGGAACATTGGATGCAATACTGGAGCGACACGGCGCTCCCTCGGAATGA
- a CDS encoding sigma 54-interacting transcriptional regulator: MVSLDRMGLEYREFVNLIDNLHDEILIYDNNFRLLYVNKACERHYGFTQDEMLGLSFWDMVKKYRGWDNSVLPVIYEHKRPVKQKQKTYLGYDVLTIGVPILDEQGEVEYALLNIRDDCNENEVCWRDGLVAEQEDTLDERPDNLIYHSSAMARVVEAARKVATINAPCLLLGESGCGKSLLAKFIHTKGNRADKPLVVVNCAAIPHELFESELFGHVKGAFSGATHARGGLLAKAEGGTLFLDEISELPPAMQAKLLHVVQEMEYRPVGSSQTVSANVRILAASNKNLERMVQSRAFRQDLYFRLNVFDITIPPLRDRDKDILPLLYHFLHYFGIKYRRTKTLTPEAQSFLRQYPWPGNVRELAHLVERMVATTESEVLTIDHLPTSVYQTSLQPLPGHGYSLDDALGGMEREMIRKAQKVYGSTRSVAKALGISQSRASRLIRKHCPPHES, from the coding sequence ATGGTTTCCCTTGATAGGATGGGCCTGGAGTATAGAGAATTCGTCAATCTCATCGACAATCTGCACGATGAAATACTGATCTACGACAACAATTTCCGTCTCTTGTACGTCAACAAGGCGTGCGAACGCCATTACGGATTCACGCAGGACGAAATGCTTGGTCTGTCGTTCTGGGACATGGTCAAGAAATACCGGGGCTGGGACAATTCCGTGCTTCCGGTGATCTACGAGCACAAGCGCCCCGTCAAGCAGAAGCAGAAAACCTATCTCGGTTACGACGTTCTGACTATCGGGGTACCCATCCTGGATGAACAGGGCGAGGTGGAATACGCGCTGCTCAATATCCGCGACGACTGCAACGAGAACGAGGTCTGCTGGCGGGACGGACTGGTGGCCGAGCAGGAAGACACGCTCGACGAACGGCCCGACAACCTCATCTATCATAGTTCCGCCATGGCCCGGGTTGTGGAGGCGGCTCGCAAGGTGGCGACCATCAACGCGCCCTGCCTTCTGCTGGGGGAGTCCGGATGCGGCAAGAGCCTGTTGGCCAAATTCATCCACACCAAGGGGAACCGCGCCGACAAACCCCTTGTGGTGGTCAATTGTGCGGCCATTCCCCATGAGTTGTTTGAATCAGAGCTTTTCGGACACGTGAAGGGCGCGTTCTCCGGGGCCACGCACGCCCGGGGCGGTCTGCTGGCCAAGGCCGAGGGCGGCACCCTGTTCCTGGACGAAATTTCCGAACTGCCGCCTGCCATGCAAGCCAAACTGCTGCATGTGGTCCAGGAGATGGAGTATCGGCCCGTTGGCAGCTCCCAGACGGTCAGCGCCAATGTGCGCATCCTCGCAGCATCCAACAAGAACCTGGAGCGCATGGTGCAAAGCCGCGCCTTTCGCCAGGACCTTTACTTCCGGCTCAATGTTTTCGACATCACCATTCCCCCGCTTCGTGATCGGGACAAGGACATCCTGCCGCTCCTCTACCACTTTCTACACTACTTCGGGATCAAATACCGCCGGACGAAAACCCTTACCCCGGAAGCCCAGTCCTTTCTGCGCCAGTACCCCTGGCCGGGCAACGTCCGGGAACTGGCCCATCTGGTGGAACGCATGGTGGCGACGACCGAAAGCGAGGTCCTCACCATAGACCACCTGCCCACCTCGGTTTATCAGACGTCGCTCCAGCCACTGCCCGGCCATGGCTACTCCCTGGACGATGCCCTGGGAGGCATGGAACGCGAAATGATCAGAAAGGCGCAAAAGGTATACGGCAGTACGCGAAGCGTCGCCAAGGCCTTGGGAATCAGCCAATCGCGCGCCAGCCGGCTTATCCGCAAACATTGCCCTCCACATGAGTCGTAA
- a CDS encoding (2Fe-2S)-binding protein produces MQEKDIKRIRLNVNGETHELTVESHLVLSSVLRNRLGLTGAKEACGEGACGACTVLIDGVAKPSCMVLAVEQEGKEIETIEGLSKNGELHPIQEAWLEEYGAQCGFCSPGMIMSTKGLLLKTPDPSEEEIKEALGGNICICSNYEHIINAVKSAARKMKEQSNG; encoded by the coding sequence ATGCAAGAGAAAGACATCAAACGCATACGCCTGAACGTGAACGGGGAAACCCATGAGCTGACGGTGGAGTCCCACTTGGTGCTCTCCAGCGTCCTGCGCAACCGGCTGGGCCTGACCGGAGCCAAGGAGGCCTGCGGCGAAGGCGCGTGCGGAGCCTGCACCGTGCTCATCGACGGCGTCGCCAAGCCGTCGTGCATGGTGCTGGCCGTGGAACAGGAAGGCAAGGAGATCGAAACCATCGAAGGGCTGTCCAAGAACGGAGAGCTGCATCCCATCCAGGAGGCTTGGCTGGAGGAATACGGTGCCCAGTGCGGGTTCTGCTCCCCGGGCATGATCATGTCCACCAAGGGGCTGCTGCTCAAGACCCCGGACCCGTCCGAGGAGGAGATCAAAGAGGCCTTGGGCGGCAATATCTGTATCTGCAGCAACTATGAGCACATCATCAACGCGGTGAAGAGCGCCGCCAGAAAGATGAAGGAGCAGAGCAATGGCTGA
- a CDS encoding extracellular solute-binding protein → MKRVFLFLLIMAMGSTAWAGSSLADKAKAEGKARFYANITAIEPIVEGFTEDTGVKGEYTRISTSKFLATVLTEFKAGKLMADVLQAPLPVMELLKQQGVLAPYRPGEADKYPGWASADGVIQQFGIEYVGLIYNKELVKPEDAPKRYQDLADPKWKDRIVMANPTTHATTISWLVGLKENVFKSEAEWMDFVKGLAANRPMFVTSFGPTPAPIESGEKAIGISMPKYIITKAPAPLDWARLEQPLLGTPRGIAIVANAKHPNAGRLFMDYFLSKKAMSMLASKVGEYVLYPGVYPPIDGMDKAKVIPLRELSDEELAKWGAEFKRIFDAP, encoded by the coding sequence ATGAAGAGAGTGTTCTTGTTCCTGCTGATTATGGCCATGGGCTCTACGGCATGGGCCGGAAGCTCTTTGGCCGACAAGGCCAAAGCCGAAGGCAAAGCACGTTTCTACGCGAACATCACGGCTATCGAACCCATCGTCGAAGGGTTCACAGAAGACACCGGCGTCAAGGGCGAATACACCCGTATTTCCACATCCAAATTCCTGGCAACCGTACTCACCGAGTTCAAGGCAGGCAAGCTCATGGCCGACGTGCTCCAGGCACCCCTGCCCGTCATGGAGCTGCTCAAGCAGCAAGGCGTCTTGGCGCCCTACCGCCCCGGCGAGGCGGACAAATACCCCGGCTGGGCCTCGGCGGACGGCGTTATCCAGCAATTCGGCATCGAGTACGTGGGCCTGATATACAACAAGGAACTGGTCAAGCCCGAGGACGCACCCAAGCGCTACCAGGACCTCGCCGACCCCAAGTGGAAGGACCGCATCGTCATGGCCAACCCGACCACCCATGCGACCACCATCTCCTGGCTCGTCGGGCTCAAGGAGAACGTGTTCAAGAGCGAGGCCGAGTGGATGGACTTCGTCAAGGGACTGGCGGCCAACCGCCCCATGTTCGTGACCTCCTTCGGCCCGACCCCCGCGCCCATCGAAAGCGGCGAGAAGGCCATCGGCATCTCCATGCCCAAATACATCATCACCAAGGCCCCGGCCCCGCTGGACTGGGCGCGCCTTGAACAGCCGCTCCTGGGAACCCCGCGCGGCATCGCCATCGTGGCGAACGCCAAGCATCCCAATGCGGGCAGGCTGTTCATGGACTACTTCCTGTCCAAAAAGGCCATGAGCATGCTGGCCTCCAAGGTCGGCGAATACGTGCTGTATCCCGGCGTGTACCCGCCCATTGACGGCATGGACAAGGCCAAGGTCATCCCCCTCCGCGAACTCTCCGACGAGGAGCTCGCCAAGTGGGGCGCGGAATTCAAGCGTATCTTCGACGCGCCCTAG
- a CDS encoding DMT family transporter: MFKNPVVRGSVYALLTTVIWSGNFVVARMAVGKISPMSLGAARWLVALVVLCCFALPKLKREWPVAKKFMPQILVAGLTAVTLYNPLCYLGAATTSAINLALISVTTPIFIVIICSMLGEKQPVNTWIGCTIALAGSIYLVANGQLDRLMGLQFAFGDILMLGAAVGFAVYSIVLRKIPEGLSQSTILTLMVFFGLIMLIPFLIWEWSQPTATFEFSGTVIFSILYTGIGNSLIAWWLWNLALENAGAARAGMIYYGLPLLSGLFGYLFIGETMGMVHLVSGILIVGGIIWSSRAPKAAAAPAEAAQ; this comes from the coding sequence ATGTTCAAGAATCCTGTCGTTCGTGGTTCCGTGTATGCTTTGCTGACGACCGTCATCTGGTCCGGCAATTTCGTGGTAGCCAGGATGGCCGTTGGCAAGATTTCCCCTATGAGCCTCGGGGCCGCCCGCTGGCTGGTGGCCCTGGTGGTCTTGTGTTGCTTCGCCCTTCCCAAGCTGAAGCGCGAATGGCCGGTGGCGAAGAAATTCATGCCCCAGATTCTGGTGGCCGGGCTGACGGCGGTCACCCTGTACAATCCGCTCTGCTATCTCGGTGCGGCGACCACTTCGGCCATCAACCTGGCGCTGATCTCCGTCACCACCCCCATCTTCATCGTCATCATCTGTTCCATGCTCGGTGAAAAGCAGCCGGTGAACACCTGGATCGGCTGTACCATAGCCCTGGCCGGGTCCATCTACCTGGTGGCCAATGGACAGTTGGACCGTCTGATGGGACTCCAGTTCGCTTTCGGCGACATCCTCATGCTCGGTGCGGCCGTCGGATTCGCGGTCTACAGTATCGTCCTGCGCAAGATTCCCGAGGGTCTCTCCCAGAGCACCATCCTGACGCTGATGGTCTTCTTCGGCCTCATCATGCTCATTCCCTTCCTCATCTGGGAATGGTCCCAGCCGACGGCCACCTTCGAATTCAGCGGCACCGTCATTTTCAGCATCCTTTACACCGGTATCGGCAATTCCCTGATCGCCTGGTGGCTGTGGAATCTCGCCCTGGAGAACGCGGGCGCGGCCCGCGCGGGCATGATCTACTACGGCCTGCCCCTGCTCAGTGGCCTCTTCGGCTACCTGTTCATCGGCGAGACCATGGGCATGGTCCATCTGGTCAGCGGCATCCTGATCGTGGGCGGCATCATCTGGAGCAGCCGGGCACCCAAGGCCGCAGCCGCCCCGGCGGAAGCGGCGCAGTAG